Within the Metasolibacillus fluoroglycofenilyticus genome, the region CAATTTTTTCCTTCATATTGTAGTACTGATCTTCAATTTCTACTGTAATAGCATCTTCACCAAACTCAGCCTTGATTTTTTTCGCCGACTCGATAAAGTGTGCTTTTTTTGCTTCGAATTTTTCGCGGTCGTGGTCGCGAATAATATATGTTAATGTAGCTTCCTCAATATGCCCGTTAAAGCTCATTAAGTGGATAAAGCCTTCGTAGCCTTCTGTCTTTTCTGGCACTTCGTCTACAGGCATTTCATTTTGGAATTTGATTGCCATCGTCGTAGCATTTACCATTTTATTTTTCGCAGAGCCAGGGTGCACACTTGTGCCACGTGTTGTAACTTTAACGCCTGCCGCATTAAAGCTTTCATATTGAAGCTCGCCAAGTGGACCGCCATCTAAAGTATATGCGTATTGCGCATCAAATGCTTTTACATCGAATTTATGTGGACCGCGCCCGATTTCCTCATCTGGTGTGAAGGCAACGCGAATTTTTCCATGCTTAATTTCAGGATGTTGCACTAAATATTCCATTGCTGTCACGATTTCTGCAATACCTGCTTTATCATCTGCACCGAGAAGTGTTGTGCCATCTGTTGTAATTAATGTTTGCCCGATATAGTTTTTTAAGTTAGGGAAGTAGCTTGTTGACATGACTAGCTGCTCATTTAACTGAATATCGCCACCGTCGTAATTATCAATGCGTTGTGGATTAACATTTGTACCTGAGAAATCAGGTGTTGAGTCAACATGTGCAAGGAAGCCCAATGTTGGCACATTATCCTTATCAGTGTTAGCAGGTAATGTTGCGAATAAATAGCCGTATTCATCTAATGTAATATCCGTTAAGCCGATTTCTGCTAACTCATCTTTTAAAATATTTAATAAATCAAATTGCTTCATTGTAGAAGGTGTTGTAGTACTTGCGAAATCAGATTGTGTGTCGATTTTCGCATAGCGAATTAAGCGTTCGATTAATTGTTCTTTCATGGAAATAATCCCCCTTGTTATCATGCTTCTAGGTTATTGTAACATTTTATTTCGTAATGCGGCATATTGAACGATGCTCAGTGCAATAAATAATTGTGCACCATAATAGGTTGCCATAATTAAAATATGAGCATAAGGAATATCCGTAATAAAGCGATTAATGGCTAAAACGGAATCTGACGCAATAAATAAAAATGCACCGATAATAGCAAAGCTACTAGCTGTTCGGAAAGAAGTCCACCCCATTAATAAAATGACAATTATATATGCGCAAACCGCAACAGTTAGTACAGCATCGCCTGTGCGCAAAATCGTGCTGGCAAGCCATAGCATCATCGACAAGCCGTAAATAATTAGCACAACTTTGGCACTAACGGGTGTTTGACGATTATTCGTTTTACTAAAAGCGGTAATATAAAATAAATGACCAATCAAAAAGCTACATAAGCCAACGATAAACCATTGCAATGTGTAATCCCCAATGGCACAAAAAATAAGACCACCAATAATAATTGATTTGTAGCTTTTTTCTCCATGGGAACGTAGCGCTAAAATAATGAGTAAAATCATTGGAATTAGCTTAAAAACCATCTGCCATGAAACTGGAATGGCATCAAAGAAAAAAACATAATAAAGACCGAAGATTAAGAATAATGTTAAAATAATTTTTCTTTCCATTTAAAAAAACCCCCTTTGTAATTTTATGAAACTTTCATTCAATCCCATACGTAAAAATAAATTAGAGGTGATGATAGTGGGACAATTATTTATAACGGTACTTATTACTGCTGTTGTGGTGACGATTCTAATCGTGCCCTTAACAAAAAAAATACCAAAGGGCGAATTAACAGGCAAGCAGTTTAGTATACTTTTAACTTCTGTTTTTTTAGGTAGTTTAATTTTAACATTTTTAACGGTATATATTTCAAAAGTTGATTTACATTGGACGGTATTTTTATACGTAGCGCCAGTAGCTGCATTAGTTGGCGCACTATTTGCGGCAGGTGCTGAGCAAAAGCTAAAATCTGTGTTGACGTTAATTTCAATTTTAGCCCTTGCTTATTTGTTAGCAGCCCCAATTTTTAATGCCGAGCAAAAATATCAATCTTCCGAAATGGAGGAGCAAGTTGAAATTCAACCGTTTGACGAAACGAAAACACCTGCAAGTGTGCCTCCAAAGTTTGCGAAAAATAAAATGAGAAAAGCCTTCGGTCAAGTACCAAATACGAGCTACTATGAGCTAGGACATCTGCAAATTCAAAAGGTCAATGGTGAATTTGTTTATATTGCACCAGTGGAGTTTTCAGGACTATTTAAGTGGTTTAATGGTAAAACGACACCGGGTTATTTCATAATGAGCGCTACAGATTCAAGTGATAATCCAAAATTTATGGCTCATGAAATGGCATATATTCCATCAGCTTACTTTAATAAAAATTTAGAGCGTCATATTCGTCTACAATACCCAACACTTATTTTCTATGGCGATGTGCAGCTAGAAATTGATGATGAGGGTGTACCATACTATATTCGCACATATGGTGATTTTATTTCTGCGCGTAATGGCTTTGATGTAAAAGGTATTGTTAAGGTCGATGCGAAAACGGGGCAGTCTGAAAAAATTGCCTTAGCAGATGTACCTGAATTTATTGATGGTGCGATTTCCCCAGAGGCTGTTAGCTTACAAAACAGCTATTACGGCAATTATGTGCATGGTTTTTGGAATAGCGTATTCGGTAAAAAAGATGTGAAAATTCCATCGGATGAAGGAACAGAGGCAAATGTGAGTCCAGTCTTCATGGAGGATGGCGAAATGTATTACTTCACTGATTTTTCCAGCCCGAAAGAGGGTGTTGACTCGATGCTTGGTTACTCTTTGACACATGCGCGTACAGGCAAGGCTACTTATTATACAGGTAATTTGGAAGAATCATATATGGATTCTCAAGGTGCGCTTGAAATTATCGAGAAAAAGTTTATTGAAAAAGAGTGGGAAGGCGAGATGCCGATTTTGTATAACTTCTACGGTGAAGCAAGCTGGCTATCCGCAGTTTTAGATTCAAATGGCTTCCTGCAAAATTACTTTATCGTATCTGCTGCTAATCCAGAAATTTCAGCATATGCTTTCACACCAAATGAGGCATTAAAGCTTTATAAAGCGGCGCTTAGTCGTGGTGGTAGTACAGTAGATGGTTCTTCTAGCGCTGAGGAAGCACAGCTTACAGCAAAGGTGCTACGTGTCTATAAAGAGCGCGTTGGTGACTTTACAATCGTTTCATTACTAACAGATACAGGGCAAAATTTCATAGTCAGCTCTGAAGCAGTACCACTTGCTATTTATTTAGAGCAGGGGGACGAAGTGACAATGACATACTACGCTACAGGCGAACAATTCCAGCCAATTAAGCAACTAACAATTAGGGGCGTTCAAAATGCCGTGCAGTAGCCGGCGTTTCGAACGCTGGCGGCTAGTTTTATAGTAAAATGTTTGCCCTGTAGAATAGAGCGAGACATAGCGTTTATAGGCGTTCAAAATACCGTGCAGTAGCCGGCATTTTGAACGCCTTCGTTGGTGCATAGAATAGATAGAGGAGTTGTCCGAAAAGTCTATTTTGTTTGTATTGAAATCAATGTTTTCATCGCTTCCCTTTTAATGAAAGATAACGCTGCTAAAGCCAATGTTCCTCCCATTTTTAAAAGAGGCGTTCTCTGTTTATATATATCAACATTTTGCGAAATATCATCGCTACTGTCCAAAACATTGAATTTAATGGTGTTCCTTCTAAGTGAAAGAGTAGAGCGAAAAGCTTTTAATGTCTTGCGGAAATTAAATGGGCCTATGCAACTTTGCTTACTAAAAGACGTTTTAATTTTTAAGGAGGCGAGCGAGTTTGGAGAAAAAGGAGATTATTAGCTGGATTAAAACAATCGTGTTTGCAGTAGTATTAGCTGCTGGGATTCGTATTTTTTTATTTACACCTGTGAATGTAGAAGGTGCTTCAATGATGCCTACATTTGAAAATGAGGAAAAAGTGATTGTCAATATTATTGGACCAACCTTATCTGATTATAAGCGTTTTGATGTTATCGTTTTTGAAGCACCAACGGGTGAAAATTTTATTAAGCGTATTATTGGTTTACCCGGGGACCGTATAGAATATCGGGATGATGAGCTATTTATTAATGACGAAAAATTCGAAGAGCCTTACTTAAAGAGCAATAGGGAAGCATTAGTAGACAGCGGAAATTTAACAGGGAACTTTACTTTGGTGGACGCTTTAGGAGTGGAAGTTGTACCTGAAGGTCAATATTTTGTGCTTGGAGATAATCGCCGTAGAAGCTTGGATAGTCGAGATATAACGGTTGGCTTTGTCGCACAGGAGAAAATATTAGGTACAGTGCCAGCTGTTGTTTGGCCACTACCAAACGCGCGTATGGTTAAGGAGTAGAAAAGGGCGAGGCGTGCAAAATACCAGCAACTGCACGGTATTTTGCACGCTTTCGTTGGTATTACTTCAAAAAATTCACTTGGGTACAATGCAAGAGAATTTTTTGAAAATAGTAGAAACACTAGGTTCATGGGGTTTTCTTCTGAATGAAAGTGCATAAGCGAAACTCAAACTGAAAGAAGGAGCTGCCTTTTAGGGCAGCCCTAAATATCTAGCGTCACATGACTGTGAAATGCTGACTAAAGAGAGAGGACTTTTGTTTTTAATCGCTGCATTCAATATTTGGTTCAATTAGCCCTGGTGCTCCGCAATATATGCCAGCATTGTTTCGTAACGTGCAGCGAGTTGCTCTGCTCTGAAGAGCTGTAGCTTGTCAAAGGCATGTTGTTGCTGCTGAACGATTTGGCGTTCTTGAGTAAATGCAATGGTAGGCTCATGCTGGAAAATATATCGTAAATGGAAGAGCTGAAGCATTGCGACCTCAGGGTTTTCTAAATTATAAGCAAATTTAATATTCCATACAGATGTATAAGAAATATATTTATTTACATAAGCAGTAGCATATTGATATTTTTCTTCATCAATATTTGATTGTATTTTTTTATGAATATCAGCAAGTATTAAATTGATTTCAGCTATTGCATAATAAAAGCGTCGCATTGATTTTAATTGTTGTCGCTCTAACGATTTCGCAACATGTCTATTCATTTGCATAGGCAAACACCTCTGAATACTTTCATGTATTGTAGGTCCATTTTATCATGATTTAGGACATGTTTCTTGCAACAAGTAACCGCAGGAGCATTTTTTTTATACCGACAGCAAGATGAAGAGTACAAAAAACTTCCACTTCTACAGTAAAATCGCAAAGGACTAAATGCAAGAGCATGGGTCACTGTTATTTCCATGTAAACCCTTGCTGTGCAAGGAATTCTTTGATGTATGGACGCTTTTGCTCGATTAAATAATCTGCCATTTGTTTTGTCCATGTAGCTGTTTTTTGATTTGAAGAACGACTTGCATAATAACCTTCCATCGTTGCATCATATTCTTCTAATAATGCATCATACTTAGCCTCGTCATAGGCATTTTCATGAAGTACTGCAGGGACAGGCAAGCGTGGTTTTGTTTCATTGCGCTTTGTCGGAGTACCAATCGTCAGTGCAAATAACGGAAATACATTTTTAGGTAAGTTGAAAAGTTCGCTAATTTCAGCAGGGTTATTACGTGCTCCGCCAATATAGCAAATGCCGTAGCCCTTCGCCTCTGCCGCAACAACAAAATTTTGTGCAAATAAAGATACATCGACTACACCAACAAGTAAATTTTCTGCAGAATCTGTAACGATATCTACACCGTGTTTTTGACCCGCGGCTTGAAGACGCTTAAAGTCAACACAAAATAAGAATGATGCACCCGCTGTTTGAAATTGAAATTCATTTTTTGATAATTCGCCGAGCTTTTGCTTTTTATTTTCATCCGTAACCCAAATAACGCTATATGCTTGCACAAAATGTGAACTTGCTGCCATTTGTGCTGTTTCGATTAAATCCATTACCGTTTCGCGCGGAATTTGTTCCCCTGTATATTTACGCACGGATGCGTGATTGCGTAAAAGTTCTCTAGTATCCATTTTCATCCTCCTAATGACCTGTATTCGTATATTATTTTATACTACTTATATTAAATAACCAATCAAGTTGACTAAATGCTATTATTTTAGCGATTTGTATGAATTAATTAAAAAACAATTACGCCTTGGCTAACTCTCATTTAGATTTTTTTCGAGCTAACTGATGTGAATTAATCTAAATATTCGCGACCTGCGCTACGTTTGGTAGGCCTTCATTCAAAATTTGTGACATCTATTGAAAAAAATTTAAAAATAATAGTTGACTTCTTGGTTTACAATGCTTTATACTCAATCACAACGATGGAACATGAATCAAATACTCTTATCAAGAGTGGCGGAGGGACTAGGCCCTATGATGCCCGGCAACCGGTAAGCGACGAGCTTACAAAGGTGCTAATTCCTACAGATTCGGATTGGAATCTGAAAGATAAGGGGAGGAAAACTTGCTCATTTGCGAACCCTCTTCTTAGGAAGAGGGTTTTTTGTTTTTCTACCCTCCTCAAAAATCCATTAGCCATCGAATACATTTTAGGAGGAACATCATGTCAACACTACGACCAGAAACATTGTTATTACATGGTGGGCAAAAACCCGATCCAGTAACAGGGGCAATTGCCGTACCAATTTATCGTACAACTGCTTATGCATTTAACGATACTGCTCATGCGCAGCGATTATTTGCATTAGAGGAAGCGGGAAATATTTATTCTCGTATTATGAACCCGACTGTTGGGGCATTTGAAGAGCGTGTTGCTTTATTGGAAAAAGGAACAGCAGCAGTAGCACTTTCTTCAGGAATGGCAGCTATCTCATTTTCTATTTTAAACATTGCTGGTGCAGGAGACCATATCGTATCAGCAGGCTCTTTGTACGGCGGTACTTATAATTTATTTGCTACAACTTTGCCACGTTACGGTATTACGACAACATTTGTAGACGAGAGTGACCCGGAAAACTTCCGAGCGGCAATTAACGAAAATACAAAAGCAATTTTTGCAGAAACAATCGGTAATCCAAGCTTAAATGTGCTAGATATTGAAGCGGTTGCTAAAATCGCACATGAGCATGGTATCCCACTAATCCTTGATAATACATTCCCATCACCATATGGCTCTAATCCAATCGAATTCGGGGCGGATGTTGTCATTCATTCGGCAACAAAATGGATTGGTGGGCATGGCACAACAATCGGTGGTATTGTTGTCGATGCAGGGAAATTTGACTGGACACAGGGGAAATTCCCAGGCTTCACAGAGCCTGATACAACATATCACGGCATCCGCTATGGAGTTGATACGGCAACTGCGGCATTCGCTACAAAATTGCGCGTGCAATTGCTGCGAGATTTCGGGCCAACATTAAGTGCAGATTCAGCATTTAACTTTTTACAAGGGTTAGAAACGCTTCATTTGCGTGTAGTAAGACATAATGAAAATGCCGCAAAAGTAGCGGCTCATTTACGTAACCACCCATTCGTGGAATATGTAAACTATAACGGCTTTGAAGATACTGTATCGCATTCATTGGCGAAAAAGTATTTGAAAAATGGTTTTGGCTCTATCATCACTTTCGGTATTAAAGGTGGTAGAGAGGCTGGGCGAACTGTTATTGATAGTGTTAAACTCTTCTCGCATGTAGCAAATGTGGGCGATGCACGCTCGCTTATTATTCACCCAGCATCTACAACACATCAACAATTATCAGCAGAAGAACTTAAAATCGCTGGTGTATCAGAAGAGCTCATTCGCTTATCAATCGGCTTAGAAGCAGTGGAAGATATAGTGGCAGATTTGGACCAAGCGTTAGCATTAGCAGCAAAAAATGCTTAACCTATAGACAAACGCTTGAATACTCATTTGTATAAAGTATCTATATGGTTTTGTTAGATTGTTGCTAAAAATAGGCTGTAGACTGCATCATTTCGCAGTCGCAGCCCCTCTAGCTAAAATATAAAACTTAATACCTAGTATTTTTATAAGAATTGTTGACTTCTTGATTTTTCTCAATTATAATAAAACCAATCCACTTGCAGGGAATTAAAATTCTTTCAATCTCCAACGGATGTTACAGGATGTGGCGATTTTAAGTAAACTTCCACCAAAAATATTGGATAAATCTAGGTGGCGGTGAACCGAAGCGTAATTGATAAAATAGGATAAATCAAAGGAGTGTTGAATATGGGACGTACATATAGTGCACAAAACATAGCATCTTATATTGTGTATGAATTAAATGAGACATACACCTTCATCAATTCACAAGCAATTCAATTATTATTAGCAAATGTTGAAATGATGTGGATGAAAGTGTTTGGGCATAGTGCGTTTTCAGAATCAACATATGATTTATTAAATGGGTACATTGTAAAGGAAGTATATGATGCGTATATCGAGCATGGAAATGACCACATTAAATTGCCAGCGAAAGAATGGTTTTTACGCTATGGGGAGTTTCAGCTTGTTCACCGCACATATGCAGTGCCAGCATTTACAGCATTAGAGGAAAAGATTATGCAATCCATTTTGGAAAACTATCGCCGTCGACAATTAACAGAAGTTAGTTGAAATCTTCCTTATTATAATAGAAGAAATTCCCCCATTTCTTTTATTGATATATAACCTACGGGGCTGTCTTGAAAGTCATTTCTTTCTTGGCAGCCCCATTTCTATATTATTTGAATGTTTGGTGACCTCTCTGAAAAAACAAATGTCTGTTTAGGGTAGAATTTTCTTGTAATATCATAAGTATTGAGCTAGAATCACTATATATAACGAGAACGATATAACAAATAAGTCGTGGTTTTTTGCAGAAAATATATAAAATACACAATTTGATTTTGTAAAAAGCCTAAGATTCACTTGATTAGTTGTGAAAGGAAATTTGGAGGCGAAGGTATAGTGTCAAAAGTGAAGGCAGCCATTCTCGGTTTTGGAACCGTGGGGCAAGGAATTTATCATATACTAAAGGAAAGGCAGCAGGAGCTCCA harbors:
- the pepT gene encoding peptidase T, with the protein product MKEQLIERLIRYAKIDTQSDFASTTTPSTMKQFDLLNILKDELAEIGLTDITLDEYGYLFATLPANTDKDNVPTLGFLAHVDSTPDFSGTNVNPQRIDNYDGGDIQLNEQLVMSTSYFPNLKNYIGQTLITTDGTTLLGADDKAGIAEIVTAMEYLVQHPEIKHGKIRVAFTPDEEIGRGPHKFDVKAFDAQYAYTLDGGPLGELQYESFNAAGVKVTTRGTSVHPGSAKNKMVNATTMAIKFQNEMPVDEVPEKTEGYEGFIHLMSFNGHIEEATLTYIIRDHDREKFEAKKAHFIESAKKIKAEFGEDAITVEIEDQYYNMKEKIEPVMEIVDIAKDAMIKLGITPIIEPVRGGTDGSQLSYMGLPTPNIFAGGENMHGKFEYVSAETMEKATEVILEIIQAFEVRA
- a CDS encoding lysoplasmalogenase; protein product: MERKIILTLFLIFGLYYVFFFDAIPVSWQMVFKLIPMILLIILALRSHGEKSYKSIIIGGLIFCAIGDYTLQWFIVGLCSFLIGHLFYITAFSKTNNRQTPVSAKVVLIIYGLSMMLWLASTILRTGDAVLTVAVCAYIIVILLMGWTSFRTASSFAIIGAFLFIASDSVLAINRFITDIPYAHILIMATYYGAQLFIALSIVQYAALRNKMLQ
- the lepB gene encoding signal peptidase I, with the translated sequence MEKKEIISWIKTIVFAVVLAAGIRIFLFTPVNVEGASMMPTFENEEKVIVNIIGPTLSDYKRFDVIVFEAPTGENFIKRIIGLPGDRIEYRDDELFINDEKFEEPYLKSNREALVDSGNLTGNFTLVDALGVEVVPEGQYFVLGDNRRRSLDSRDITVGFVAQEKILGTVPAVVWPLPNARMVKE
- the nfsA gene encoding oxygen-insensitive NADPH nitroreductase; translated protein: MDTRELLRNHASVRKYTGEQIPRETVMDLIETAQMAASSHFVQAYSVIWVTDENKKQKLGELSKNEFQFQTAGASFLFCVDFKRLQAAGQKHGVDIVTDSAENLLVGVVDVSLFAQNFVVAAEAKGYGICYIGGARNNPAEISELFNLPKNVFPLFALTIGTPTKRNETKPRLPVPAVLHENAYDEAKYDALLEEYDATMEGYYASRSSNQKTATWTKQMADYLIEQKRPYIKEFLAQQGFTWK
- a CDS encoding O-acetylhomoserine aminocarboxypropyltransferase/cysteine synthase family protein yields the protein MSTLRPETLLLHGGQKPDPVTGAIAVPIYRTTAYAFNDTAHAQRLFALEEAGNIYSRIMNPTVGAFEERVALLEKGTAAVALSSGMAAISFSILNIAGAGDHIVSAGSLYGGTYNLFATTLPRYGITTTFVDESDPENFRAAINENTKAIFAETIGNPSLNVLDIEAVAKIAHEHGIPLILDNTFPSPYGSNPIEFGADVVIHSATKWIGGHGTTIGGIVVDAGKFDWTQGKFPGFTEPDTTYHGIRYGVDTATAAFATKLRVQLLRDFGPTLSADSAFNFLQGLETLHLRVVRHNENAAKVAAHLRNHPFVEYVNYNGFEDTVSHSLAKKYLKNGFGSIITFGIKGGREAGRTVIDSVKLFSHVANVGDARSLIIHPASTTHQQLSAEELKIAGVSEELIRLSIGLEAVEDIVADLDQALALAAKNA